In Astyanax mexicanus isolate ESR-SI-001 chromosome 17, AstMex3_surface, whole genome shotgun sequence, a single window of DNA contains:
- the mark2a gene encoding serine/threonine-protein kinase MARK2 isoform X4, with the protein MTTRTPVVAVNEHSSNQTHTDSKSGGRSNMSRSRNPQATTSDEQPHIGNYRLLKTIGKGNFAKVKLARHVLTGKEVAVKIIDKTQLNSSSLQKLFREVRIMKLLNHPNIVKLFEVIETEKTLYLVMEYASGGEVFDYLVAHGRMKEKEARAKFRQIVSAVQYCHQKCIVHRDLKAENLLLDADMNIKIADFGFSNEFTLGNKLDTFCGSPPYAAPELFQGKKYDGPEVDVWSLGVILYTLVSGSLPFDGQNLKELRERVLRGKYRIPFYMSTDCENLLKKFLILNPTKRGSLEQQVMKDRWMNVGYEEEELKPYIEPQPDYKDPKRTGQHPSSAGGWKRDIMLQMGYSQEEIQDSLVNQKYDEIMATYLLLDYRNSELDEITTKSRPGIDLTSNAVQRSTSNQKSRRSTDQSSSATSKRSQGDSKHAAEEYGRKSSGSSVKVPPSPLTTGDRKKTPTPSTNSILSTGTSRGRSSPVAERATLGVQNGKDSLSTPGSRTSTASAAAVLTSSSSSRPRHHKSLSTSAHPSPPDLHAHRPSTGPQRVPVVSPSTHNISSSTTADRTNFPRGVTSRSTFHAGQQRATRDQHASAYNGPPASPSLSHGNSQVRRPGTGIFSKFTSKFVRRSPYEGEGRDEASRPMLSTADKMEKGTQGSAGDDNKDSVSSSSPVSSTPSSTQSAKDTKPRSLRFTWSMKTTSSMEPNEMMKEIRKVLDSNSCDYELRERFMLLCMSGKPSRDDFVQWEMEVCKLPRLSLNGVRFKRISGTSIAFKNIASKIANELKL; encoded by the exons ACTCACACTGACTCAAAGTCCGGGGGGCGCTCCAACATGAGCCGCAGCCGCAACCCACAAGCCACCACATCAGACGAGCAGCCCCATATTGGTAATTACCGGCTCCTGAAGACCATTGGAAAGGGCAACTTCGCCAAGGTCAAATTGGCGCGACATGTTCTCACAGGGAAGGAG GTGGCTGTGAAAATTATAGACAAGACTCAGCTCAACTCCTCCAGTCtacaaaag TTATTTAGGGAAGTGAGGATCATGAAGCTGTTGAATCACCCAAATATTG TGAAATTATTTGAAGTGATAGAGACTGAGAAGACACTTTACCTGGTTATGGAGTATGCCAGTGGAG GAGAGGTGTTTGATTACCTGGTTGCCCACGgcagaatgaaagagaaagaagcaCGAGCCAAATtcagacag ATTGTTTCCGCAGTGCAGTACTGTCACCAGAAGTGCATTGTCCATCGAGACCTTAAG GCTGAAAACCTGCTCCTGGATGCAGATATGAACATTAAAATTGCTGACTTTGGCTTCAGTAATGAGTTCACTCTGGGCAACAAGTTGGACACGTTTTGCGGAAGCCCTCCATACGCAGCGCCAGAGCTCTTCCAGGGGAAGAAGTATGATGGCCCAGAAGTGGATGTCTGGAGTTTGGGAGTCATCCTGTACACACTGGTCAGTGGATCATTGCCCTTTGATGGGCAGAACTTAAAG GAGCTGCGTGAGCGAGTTCTAAGAGGCAAGTACAGAATCCCCTTCTACATGTCCACAGACTGTGAGAACTTACTGAAGAAATTCCTTATTCTCAACCCAACTAAGAGAGGCAGTCTTGAG CAGCAGGTTATGAAGGACCGGTGGATGAATGTGGGCTATGAAGAGGAGGAGCTAAAGCCCTACATAGAGCCCCAGCCCGACTACAAGGACCCCAAGAGGACAGGTCAGCACCCCAGCAGTGCAGGGGGTTGGAAGCGAG ACATTATGCTGCAGATGGGATACTCTCAAGAGGAGATACAGGACTCTCTTGTCAACCAGAAATATGATGAAATAATGGCAACATACTTATTACTGGACTACAGGAATTCAGAG CTGGATGAAATCACAACAAAATCCAGGCCAGGCATTGACCTCACGAGCAATGCGGTACAGCGCAGTACCTCCAATCAGAAGTCCCGCAGATCTACAGATCAAA GTTCGTCTGCTACATCCAAGCGCTCCCAGGGGGATAGTAAGCATGCAGCCGAAGAATACGGGAGAAAAAGCTCAGGCAGCTCCGTTAAAGTTCCCCCAAGTCCTCTGACTACGGGCGACCGCAAGAAAACCCCGACCCCCTCCACC AACAGCATCCTCTCTACCGGTACAAGTCGTGGAAGGAGCTCGCCTGTAGCTGAGAGAGCTACTTTGGGTGTGCAAAACGGCAAAGACAG CTTGAGCACTCCAGGCTCCCGCACTTCTACCGCCTCGGCAGCAGCTGTCctaacttcctcttcctcctcccgtCCCCGCCACCACAAGTCACTGTCCACCTCGGCCCACCCCAGCCCCCCAGACCTCCATGCACATCGGCCCAG caccgGCCCACAGCGGGTTCCAGTGGTATCTCCTTCAACGCACAACATAAGCAGCTCCACGACAGCCGACCGCACCAACTTCCCCAGAGGGGTGACGAGCAGAAGCACTTTCCACGCAGGCCAGCAAAGAGCCACACGAGACCAGCATGCCTCGGCCTACAATGGACCCCCAGCGTCCCCCTCCCTCTCCCATGGGAACAGCCAGGTTCGCCGCCCCGGTACAGGCATCTTCAGCAAATTCACATCTAAATTTGTACGCAG GAGTCCGTATGAGGGAGAGGGTCGAGATGAGGCCAGCAG ACCTATGTTGAGCACTGCGGACAAGATGGAGAAGGGTACCCAGGGTTCGGCGGGTGACGATAACAAGGACTCGGTGTCTTCCTCCTCCCCCGTGTCCAGCACCCCTTCGTCCACCCAGTCCGCGAAGGACACCAAGCCACGCTCTCTGCGCTTCACTTGGAGCATGAAGACCACCTCCTCCATGGAGCCCAACGAGATGATGAAGGAGATCCGCAAAGTCCTGGACTCCAACAGCTGCGATTATGAGCTCCGCGAGCGCTTTATGCTCCTCTGCATGTCAGGAAAACCTTCTCGTGACGACTTTGTCCAGTGGGAGATGGAGGTGTGCAAGCTGCCCCGCCTCTCCCTCAACGGGGTGCGCTTCAAACGGATCTCGGGCACCTCCATTGCCTTCAAGAACATCGCCTCCAAGATTGCCAACGAGCTGAAACTGTGA
- the mark2a gene encoding serine/threonine-protein kinase MARK2 isoform X5, with protein MTTRTPVVAVNEHSSNQTHTDSKSGGRSNMSRSRNPQATTSDEQPHIGNYRLLKTIGKGNFAKVKLARHVLTGKEVAVKIIDKTQLNSSSLQKLFREVRIMKLLNHPNIVKLFEVIETEKTLYLVMEYASGGEVFDYLVAHGRMKEKEARAKFRQIVSAVQYCHQKCIVHRDLKAENLLLDADMNIKIADFGFSNEFTLGNKLDTFCGSPPYAAPELFQGKKYDGPEVDVWSLGVILYTLVSGSLPFDGQNLKELRERVLRGKYRIPFYMSTDCENLLKKFLILNPTKRGSLEQQVMKDRWMNVGYEEEELKPYIEPQPDYKDPKRTGQHPSSAGGWKRDIMLQMGYSQEEIQDSLVNQKYDEIMATYLLLDYRNSELDEITTKSRPGIDLTSNAVQRSTSNQKSRRSTDQSSSATSKRSQGDSKHAAEEYGRKSSGSSVKVPPSPLTTGDRKKTPTPSTNSILSTGTSRGRSSPVAERATLGVQNGKDSLSTPGSRTSTASAAAVLTSSSSSRPRHHKSLSTSAHPSPPDLHAHRPSTGPQRVPVVSPSTHNISSSTTADRTNFPRGVTSRSTFHAGQQRATRDQHASAYNGPPASPSLSHGNSQVRRPGTGIFSKFTSKFVRSPYEGEGRDEASRPMLSTADKMEKGTQGSAGDDNKDSVSSSSPVSSTPSSTQSAKDTKPRSLRFTWSMKTTSSMEPNEMMKEIRKVLDSNSCDYELRERFMLLCMSGKPSRDDFVQWEMEVCKLPRLSLNGVRFKRISGTSIAFKNIASKIANELKL; from the exons ACTCACACTGACTCAAAGTCCGGGGGGCGCTCCAACATGAGCCGCAGCCGCAACCCACAAGCCACCACATCAGACGAGCAGCCCCATATTGGTAATTACCGGCTCCTGAAGACCATTGGAAAGGGCAACTTCGCCAAGGTCAAATTGGCGCGACATGTTCTCACAGGGAAGGAG GTGGCTGTGAAAATTATAGACAAGACTCAGCTCAACTCCTCCAGTCtacaaaag TTATTTAGGGAAGTGAGGATCATGAAGCTGTTGAATCACCCAAATATTG TGAAATTATTTGAAGTGATAGAGACTGAGAAGACACTTTACCTGGTTATGGAGTATGCCAGTGGAG GAGAGGTGTTTGATTACCTGGTTGCCCACGgcagaatgaaagagaaagaagcaCGAGCCAAATtcagacag ATTGTTTCCGCAGTGCAGTACTGTCACCAGAAGTGCATTGTCCATCGAGACCTTAAG GCTGAAAACCTGCTCCTGGATGCAGATATGAACATTAAAATTGCTGACTTTGGCTTCAGTAATGAGTTCACTCTGGGCAACAAGTTGGACACGTTTTGCGGAAGCCCTCCATACGCAGCGCCAGAGCTCTTCCAGGGGAAGAAGTATGATGGCCCAGAAGTGGATGTCTGGAGTTTGGGAGTCATCCTGTACACACTGGTCAGTGGATCATTGCCCTTTGATGGGCAGAACTTAAAG GAGCTGCGTGAGCGAGTTCTAAGAGGCAAGTACAGAATCCCCTTCTACATGTCCACAGACTGTGAGAACTTACTGAAGAAATTCCTTATTCTCAACCCAACTAAGAGAGGCAGTCTTGAG CAGCAGGTTATGAAGGACCGGTGGATGAATGTGGGCTATGAAGAGGAGGAGCTAAAGCCCTACATAGAGCCCCAGCCCGACTACAAGGACCCCAAGAGGACAGGTCAGCACCCCAGCAGTGCAGGGGGTTGGAAGCGAG ACATTATGCTGCAGATGGGATACTCTCAAGAGGAGATACAGGACTCTCTTGTCAACCAGAAATATGATGAAATAATGGCAACATACTTATTACTGGACTACAGGAATTCAGAG CTGGATGAAATCACAACAAAATCCAGGCCAGGCATTGACCTCACGAGCAATGCGGTACAGCGCAGTACCTCCAATCAGAAGTCCCGCAGATCTACAGATCAAA GTTCGTCTGCTACATCCAAGCGCTCCCAGGGGGATAGTAAGCATGCAGCCGAAGAATACGGGAGAAAAAGCTCAGGCAGCTCCGTTAAAGTTCCCCCAAGTCCTCTGACTACGGGCGACCGCAAGAAAACCCCGACCCCCTCCACC AACAGCATCCTCTCTACCGGTACAAGTCGTGGAAGGAGCTCGCCTGTAGCTGAGAGAGCTACTTTGGGTGTGCAAAACGGCAAAGACAG CTTGAGCACTCCAGGCTCCCGCACTTCTACCGCCTCGGCAGCAGCTGTCctaacttcctcttcctcctcccgtCCCCGCCACCACAAGTCACTGTCCACCTCGGCCCACCCCAGCCCCCCAGACCTCCATGCACATCGGCCCAG caccgGCCCACAGCGGGTTCCAGTGGTATCTCCTTCAACGCACAACATAAGCAGCTCCACGACAGCCGACCGCACCAACTTCCCCAGAGGGGTGACGAGCAGAAGCACTTTCCACGCAGGCCAGCAAAGAGCCACACGAGACCAGCATGCCTCGGCCTACAATGGACCCCCAGCGTCCCCCTCCCTCTCCCATGGGAACAGCCAGGTTCGCCGCCCCGGTACAGGCATCTTCAGCAAATTCACATCTAAATTTGTACGCAG TCCGTATGAGGGAGAGGGTCGAGATGAGGCCAGCAG ACCTATGTTGAGCACTGCGGACAAGATGGAGAAGGGTACCCAGGGTTCGGCGGGTGACGATAACAAGGACTCGGTGTCTTCCTCCTCCCCCGTGTCCAGCACCCCTTCGTCCACCCAGTCCGCGAAGGACACCAAGCCACGCTCTCTGCGCTTCACTTGGAGCATGAAGACCACCTCCTCCATGGAGCCCAACGAGATGATGAAGGAGATCCGCAAAGTCCTGGACTCCAACAGCTGCGATTATGAGCTCCGCGAGCGCTTTATGCTCCTCTGCATGTCAGGAAAACCTTCTCGTGACGACTTTGTCCAGTGGGAGATGGAGGTGTGCAAGCTGCCCCGCCTCTCCCTCAACGGGGTGCGCTTCAAACGGATCTCGGGCACCTCCATTGCCTTCAAGAACATCGCCTCCAAGATTGCCAACGAGCTGAAACTGTGA
- the mark2a gene encoding serine/threonine-protein kinase MARK2 isoform X9, producing MTTRTPVVAVNEHSSNQTHTDSKSGGRSNMSRSRNPQATTSDEQPHIGNYRLLKTIGKGNFAKVKLARHVLTGKEVAVKIIDKTQLNSSSLQKLFREVRIMKLLNHPNIVKLFEVIETEKTLYLVMEYASGGEVFDYLVAHGRMKEKEARAKFRQIVSAVQYCHQKCIVHRDLKAENLLLDADMNIKIADFGFSNEFTLGNKLDTFCGSPPYAAPELFQGKKYDGPEVDVWSLGVILYTLVSGSLPFDGQNLKELRERVLRGKYRIPFYMSTDCENLLKKFLILNPTKRGSLEQQVMKDRWMNVGYEEEELKPYIEPQPDYKDPKRTGQHPSSAGGWKRDIMLQMGYSQEEIQDSLVNQKYDEIMATYLLLDYRNSELDEITTKSRPGIDLTSNAVQRSTSNQKSRRSTDQSSSATSKRSQGDSKHAAEEYGRKSSGSSVKVPPSPLTTGDRKKTPTPSTNSILSTGTSRGRSSPVAERATLGVQNGKDSLSTPGSRTSTASAAAVLTSSSSSRPRHHKSLSTSAHPSPPDLHAHRPSTGPQRVPVVSPSTHNISSSTTADRTNFPRGVTSRSTFHAGQQRATRDQHASAYNGPPASPSLSHGNSQVRRPGTGIFSKFTSKFVRRPMLSTADKMEKGTQGSAGDDNKDSVSSSSPVSSTPSSTQSAKDTKPRSLRFTWSMKTTSSMEPNEMMKEIRKVLDSNSCDYELRERFMLLCMSGKPSRDDFVQWEMEVCKLPRLSLNGVRFKRISGTSIAFKNIASKIANELKL from the exons ACTCACACTGACTCAAAGTCCGGGGGGCGCTCCAACATGAGCCGCAGCCGCAACCCACAAGCCACCACATCAGACGAGCAGCCCCATATTGGTAATTACCGGCTCCTGAAGACCATTGGAAAGGGCAACTTCGCCAAGGTCAAATTGGCGCGACATGTTCTCACAGGGAAGGAG GTGGCTGTGAAAATTATAGACAAGACTCAGCTCAACTCCTCCAGTCtacaaaag TTATTTAGGGAAGTGAGGATCATGAAGCTGTTGAATCACCCAAATATTG TGAAATTATTTGAAGTGATAGAGACTGAGAAGACACTTTACCTGGTTATGGAGTATGCCAGTGGAG GAGAGGTGTTTGATTACCTGGTTGCCCACGgcagaatgaaagagaaagaagcaCGAGCCAAATtcagacag ATTGTTTCCGCAGTGCAGTACTGTCACCAGAAGTGCATTGTCCATCGAGACCTTAAG GCTGAAAACCTGCTCCTGGATGCAGATATGAACATTAAAATTGCTGACTTTGGCTTCAGTAATGAGTTCACTCTGGGCAACAAGTTGGACACGTTTTGCGGAAGCCCTCCATACGCAGCGCCAGAGCTCTTCCAGGGGAAGAAGTATGATGGCCCAGAAGTGGATGTCTGGAGTTTGGGAGTCATCCTGTACACACTGGTCAGTGGATCATTGCCCTTTGATGGGCAGAACTTAAAG GAGCTGCGTGAGCGAGTTCTAAGAGGCAAGTACAGAATCCCCTTCTACATGTCCACAGACTGTGAGAACTTACTGAAGAAATTCCTTATTCTCAACCCAACTAAGAGAGGCAGTCTTGAG CAGCAGGTTATGAAGGACCGGTGGATGAATGTGGGCTATGAAGAGGAGGAGCTAAAGCCCTACATAGAGCCCCAGCCCGACTACAAGGACCCCAAGAGGACAGGTCAGCACCCCAGCAGTGCAGGGGGTTGGAAGCGAG ACATTATGCTGCAGATGGGATACTCTCAAGAGGAGATACAGGACTCTCTTGTCAACCAGAAATATGATGAAATAATGGCAACATACTTATTACTGGACTACAGGAATTCAGAG CTGGATGAAATCACAACAAAATCCAGGCCAGGCATTGACCTCACGAGCAATGCGGTACAGCGCAGTACCTCCAATCAGAAGTCCCGCAGATCTACAGATCAAA GTTCGTCTGCTACATCCAAGCGCTCCCAGGGGGATAGTAAGCATGCAGCCGAAGAATACGGGAGAAAAAGCTCAGGCAGCTCCGTTAAAGTTCCCCCAAGTCCTCTGACTACGGGCGACCGCAAGAAAACCCCGACCCCCTCCACC AACAGCATCCTCTCTACCGGTACAAGTCGTGGAAGGAGCTCGCCTGTAGCTGAGAGAGCTACTTTGGGTGTGCAAAACGGCAAAGACAG CTTGAGCACTCCAGGCTCCCGCACTTCTACCGCCTCGGCAGCAGCTGTCctaacttcctcttcctcctcccgtCCCCGCCACCACAAGTCACTGTCCACCTCGGCCCACCCCAGCCCCCCAGACCTCCATGCACATCGGCCCAG caccgGCCCACAGCGGGTTCCAGTGGTATCTCCTTCAACGCACAACATAAGCAGCTCCACGACAGCCGACCGCACCAACTTCCCCAGAGGGGTGACGAGCAGAAGCACTTTCCACGCAGGCCAGCAAAGAGCCACACGAGACCAGCATGCCTCGGCCTACAATGGACCCCCAGCGTCCCCCTCCCTCTCCCATGGGAACAGCCAGGTTCGCCGCCCCGGTACAGGCATCTTCAGCAAATTCACATCTAAATTTGTACGCAG ACCTATGTTGAGCACTGCGGACAAGATGGAGAAGGGTACCCAGGGTTCGGCGGGTGACGATAACAAGGACTCGGTGTCTTCCTCCTCCCCCGTGTCCAGCACCCCTTCGTCCACCCAGTCCGCGAAGGACACCAAGCCACGCTCTCTGCGCTTCACTTGGAGCATGAAGACCACCTCCTCCATGGAGCCCAACGAGATGATGAAGGAGATCCGCAAAGTCCTGGACTCCAACAGCTGCGATTATGAGCTCCGCGAGCGCTTTATGCTCCTCTGCATGTCAGGAAAACCTTCTCGTGACGACTTTGTCCAGTGGGAGATGGAGGTGTGCAAGCTGCCCCGCCTCTCCCTCAACGGGGTGCGCTTCAAACGGATCTCGGGCACCTCCATTGCCTTCAAGAACATCGCCTCCAAGATTGCCAACGAGCTGAAACTGTGA
- the mark2a gene encoding serine/threonine-protein kinase MARK2 isoform X8, with the protein MTTRTPVVAVNEHSSNQTHTDSKSGGRSNMSRSRNPQATTSDEQPHIGNYRLLKTIGKGNFAKVKLARHVLTGKEVAVKIIDKTQLNSSSLQKLFREVRIMKLLNHPNIVKLFEVIETEKTLYLVMEYASGGEVFDYLVAHGRMKEKEARAKFRQIVSAVQYCHQKCIVHRDLKAENLLLDADMNIKIADFGFSNEFTLGNKLDTFCGSPPYAAPELFQGKKYDGPEVDVWSLGVILYTLVSGSLPFDGQNLKELRERVLRGKYRIPFYMSTDCENLLKKFLILNPTKRGSLEQQVMKDRWMNVGYEEEELKPYIEPQPDYKDPKRTGQHPSSAGGWKRDIMLQMGYSQEEIQDSLVNQKYDEIMATYLLLDYRNSELDEITTKSRPGIDLTSNAVQRSTSNQKSRRSTDQSSSATSKRSQGDSKHAAEEYGRKSSGSSVKVPPSPLTTGDRKKTPTPSTNSILSTGTSRGRSSPVAERATLGVQNGKDSLSTPGSRTSTASAAAVLTSSSSSRPRHHKSLSTSAHPSPPDLHAHRPSTGPQRVPVVSPSTHNISSSTTADRTNFPRGVTSRSTFHAGQQRATRDQHASAYNGPPASPSLSHGNSQVRRPGTGIFSKFTSKFVRRNLSFRFPRRPMLSTADKMEKGTQGSAGDDNKDSVSSSSPVSSTPSSTQSAKDTKPRSLRFTWSMKTTSSMEPNEMMKEIRKVLDSNSCDYELRERFMLLCMSGKPSRDDFVQWEMEVCKLPRLSLNGVRFKRISGTSIAFKNIASKIANELKL; encoded by the exons ACTCACACTGACTCAAAGTCCGGGGGGCGCTCCAACATGAGCCGCAGCCGCAACCCACAAGCCACCACATCAGACGAGCAGCCCCATATTGGTAATTACCGGCTCCTGAAGACCATTGGAAAGGGCAACTTCGCCAAGGTCAAATTGGCGCGACATGTTCTCACAGGGAAGGAG GTGGCTGTGAAAATTATAGACAAGACTCAGCTCAACTCCTCCAGTCtacaaaag TTATTTAGGGAAGTGAGGATCATGAAGCTGTTGAATCACCCAAATATTG TGAAATTATTTGAAGTGATAGAGACTGAGAAGACACTTTACCTGGTTATGGAGTATGCCAGTGGAG GAGAGGTGTTTGATTACCTGGTTGCCCACGgcagaatgaaagagaaagaagcaCGAGCCAAATtcagacag ATTGTTTCCGCAGTGCAGTACTGTCACCAGAAGTGCATTGTCCATCGAGACCTTAAG GCTGAAAACCTGCTCCTGGATGCAGATATGAACATTAAAATTGCTGACTTTGGCTTCAGTAATGAGTTCACTCTGGGCAACAAGTTGGACACGTTTTGCGGAAGCCCTCCATACGCAGCGCCAGAGCTCTTCCAGGGGAAGAAGTATGATGGCCCAGAAGTGGATGTCTGGAGTTTGGGAGTCATCCTGTACACACTGGTCAGTGGATCATTGCCCTTTGATGGGCAGAACTTAAAG GAGCTGCGTGAGCGAGTTCTAAGAGGCAAGTACAGAATCCCCTTCTACATGTCCACAGACTGTGAGAACTTACTGAAGAAATTCCTTATTCTCAACCCAACTAAGAGAGGCAGTCTTGAG CAGCAGGTTATGAAGGACCGGTGGATGAATGTGGGCTATGAAGAGGAGGAGCTAAAGCCCTACATAGAGCCCCAGCCCGACTACAAGGACCCCAAGAGGACAGGTCAGCACCCCAGCAGTGCAGGGGGTTGGAAGCGAG ACATTATGCTGCAGATGGGATACTCTCAAGAGGAGATACAGGACTCTCTTGTCAACCAGAAATATGATGAAATAATGGCAACATACTTATTACTGGACTACAGGAATTCAGAG CTGGATGAAATCACAACAAAATCCAGGCCAGGCATTGACCTCACGAGCAATGCGGTACAGCGCAGTACCTCCAATCAGAAGTCCCGCAGATCTACAGATCAAA GTTCGTCTGCTACATCCAAGCGCTCCCAGGGGGATAGTAAGCATGCAGCCGAAGAATACGGGAGAAAAAGCTCAGGCAGCTCCGTTAAAGTTCCCCCAAGTCCTCTGACTACGGGCGACCGCAAGAAAACCCCGACCCCCTCCACC AACAGCATCCTCTCTACCGGTACAAGTCGTGGAAGGAGCTCGCCTGTAGCTGAGAGAGCTACTTTGGGTGTGCAAAACGGCAAAGACAG CTTGAGCACTCCAGGCTCCCGCACTTCTACCGCCTCGGCAGCAGCTGTCctaacttcctcttcctcctcccgtCCCCGCCACCACAAGTCACTGTCCACCTCGGCCCACCCCAGCCCCCCAGACCTCCATGCACATCGGCCCAG caccgGCCCACAGCGGGTTCCAGTGGTATCTCCTTCAACGCACAACATAAGCAGCTCCACGACAGCCGACCGCACCAACTTCCCCAGAGGGGTGACGAGCAGAAGCACTTTCCACGCAGGCCAGCAAAGAGCCACACGAGACCAGCATGCCTCGGCCTACAATGGACCCCCAGCGTCCCCCTCCCTCTCCCATGGGAACAGCCAGGTTCGCCGCCCCGGTACAGGCATCTTCAGCAAATTCACATCTAAATTTGTACGCAG AAATCTCTCATTCAGATTCCCCAGAAG ACCTATGTTGAGCACTGCGGACAAGATGGAGAAGGGTACCCAGGGTTCGGCGGGTGACGATAACAAGGACTCGGTGTCTTCCTCCTCCCCCGTGTCCAGCACCCCTTCGTCCACCCAGTCCGCGAAGGACACCAAGCCACGCTCTCTGCGCTTCACTTGGAGCATGAAGACCACCTCCTCCATGGAGCCCAACGAGATGATGAAGGAGATCCGCAAAGTCCTGGACTCCAACAGCTGCGATTATGAGCTCCGCGAGCGCTTTATGCTCCTCTGCATGTCAGGAAAACCTTCTCGTGACGACTTTGTCCAGTGGGAGATGGAGGTGTGCAAGCTGCCCCGCCTCTCCCTCAACGGGGTGCGCTTCAAACGGATCTCGGGCACCTCCATTGCCTTCAAGAACATCGCCTCCAAGATTGCCAACGAGCTGAAACTGTGA